A single window of Granulicella cerasi DNA harbors:
- a CDS encoding TetR/AcrR family transcriptional regulator — translation MPAVTKTSRTSSRLRLRRRRERADLRRSEIITAALTVFAKHGFANTRAEDVAEQAGIAKGTLYLYFDSKEAIYEAALEYAMTQLRELVSERLQSATTAAERMRVFVGTRMEFWSAQGELYQMIMTVGREKHQKKRTAKIIRESVDQINLLLREGIERGELRERPVEMVGWAVMDLIRGMNERRVDGAQPTTIAQDAEFITGIALSYFR, via the coding sequence GTGCCCGCTGTCACGAAAACTTCACGCACATCGTCTCGCCTGCGTTTGCGGCGTCGTCGTGAGCGCGCTGACCTCCGGCGATCCGAGATCATCACCGCAGCGCTGACGGTTTTCGCAAAACATGGATTCGCGAACACTCGCGCCGAAGATGTGGCAGAGCAGGCTGGCATCGCCAAAGGCACACTCTACCTTTACTTCGACTCTAAGGAAGCCATCTATGAGGCCGCCCTGGAGTACGCGATGACGCAACTGCGCGAGCTTGTCTCCGAGCGTTTGCAGAGCGCGACGACGGCTGCAGAGCGCATGCGAGTCTTTGTCGGAACGCGTATGGAGTTCTGGAGCGCGCAGGGCGAGCTGTACCAGATGATCATGACGGTCGGCCGCGAGAAGCACCAGAAGAAGCGTACGGCGAAGATCATCCGCGAGAGCGTCGACCAGATCAACCTGCTGTTGCGTGAAGGCATTGAGCGCGGGGAGCTGCGCGAGCGTCCTGTGGAGATGGTCGGCTGGGCCGTGATGGACCTCATCCGAGGCATGAATGAACGCCGCGTCGATGGCGCTCAACCCACGACGATCGCGCAGGACGCAGAGTTCATCACGGGTATCGCTCTTAGTTACTTCCGCTGA
- a CDS encoding glycoside hydrolase family 30 protein, with translation MIRRVVAFSTLAVLTCCAASPAQEVRSYKTSSDLSMKLQPQPLQHFSSASRADAAASKELTITVDPKQRFQTIDGFGGSITDGTSWLVEAKIPAELREQVMQALFSREHGIALSFLRQPLGASDLSRAASTFDDMPAGQQDPDLKHFSIALDQQYTIPMLKEALKINPAITLMATPWSPPAWMKANGSLSGGTLRDDSYAVFAKYVTKSLLDYKAAGIDFKYMTIQNEPLYSTKDYPGMFVPDKTAVTLVGKFVGPEMRNAGLSTEVLAYDHNWDHPEYPLHLLEDPDAAKYVAGSAMHCYGGDVAAQDGIHDAFPAKGIWLTECSGGTWDKQPALMKTSHLLIESTRHWAKAVSLWGMVLDSDRGPHSGGCGTCRGLVTLDLHGNTPQASYTGDYYALGHASKFLMPGAVRIASDSFGESSLQTVAFQNTDQSIVLLVLNNSSDAKSFRVRANGKELKLKLEPTTLATYMWKP, from the coding sequence TTGATACGTCGCGTTGTCGCATTCTCTACTCTTGCCGTGCTCACCTGCTGTGCAGCGTCGCCAGCGCAGGAAGTCCGCTCTTACAAGACCTCCTCAGATCTCAGCATGAAGCTGCAACCGCAGCCGCTCCAACATTTCTCCAGCGCGTCGCGTGCTGATGCGGCCGCCAGCAAAGAACTCACAATCACCGTTGATCCGAAGCAGCGCTTTCAGACGATCGACGGCTTCGGCGGTTCGATCACCGATGGCACTTCGTGGTTGGTCGAAGCGAAGATTCCTGCCGAGTTACGCGAGCAAGTGATGCAGGCGCTCTTCAGTCGCGAGCATGGCATCGCGCTCAGCTTTCTGCGTCAGCCGCTAGGTGCATCCGATCTCTCTCGCGCGGCTTCTACCTTCGACGACATGCCCGCCGGGCAGCAGGACCCTGATCTGAAGCACTTCTCCATCGCGCTCGATCAGCAATACACCATCCCGATGCTGAAGGAGGCGTTGAAGATCAATCCTGCGATCACCCTGATGGCCACGCCGTGGAGCCCGCCTGCATGGATGAAGGCGAACGGCTCGCTGAGCGGTGGAACGCTGCGCGACGACTCCTACGCCGTCTTCGCAAAGTACGTCACGAAGTCGCTGCTCGACTATAAAGCGGCGGGCATCGACTTCAAGTACATGACGATTCAGAACGAGCCGCTCTACAGCACGAAGGATTATCCGGGCATGTTCGTGCCGGATAAGACCGCTGTGACGTTGGTGGGGAAGTTCGTCGGGCCTGAAATGCGCAATGCAGGCTTGTCGACGGAGGTCCTGGCCTACGACCACAACTGGGACCATCCCGAGTATCCGCTGCATCTGTTAGAAGATCCTGATGCTGCTAAGTATGTCGCGGGTTCAGCGATGCATTGCTATGGTGGCGATGTTGCCGCACAAGACGGCATCCATGATGCTTTCCCTGCGAAGGGCATCTGGTTGACCGAATGCTCCGGTGGCACATGGGACAAGCAGCCCGCGCTGATGAAGACCTCGCATCTGCTGATTGAATCCACGCGCCATTGGGCGAAGGCTGTGTCGTTGTGGGGGATGGTGCTTGATTCCGATCGCGGGCCACACTCTGGCGGCTGCGGCACATGTCGTGGTCTGGTCACGTTGGACCTGCATGGCAACACACCGCAGGCAAGCTACACCGGCGACTACTATGCTCTTGGCCACGCCAGTAAATTCCTGATGCCAGGAGCCGTGCGCATCGCCTCGGACTCCTTCGGCGAGTCCAGCCTGCAGACGGTAGCGTTCCAGAATACAGATCAAAGCATCGTGCTTCTCGTGCTGAACAACAGCAGTGATGCGAAGAGTTTTCGTGTTCGCGCCAACGGCAAAGAACTCAAGCTCAAGCTCGAACCGACGACACTCGCAACGTACATGTGGAAGCCCTGA
- a CDS encoding TonB-dependent receptor, with the protein MFTNKAGQKHAVKRPLAWGRTRDIASDIFSLRAAAPIVFAMAAASAGAQVTSGSIFGTVQDSTGAVIPGAKIVASAPSIGASRTVTSSGNGTFSIPNLPPGSYTLTITAKGFSSLVKDGVILNPADHLSAGTLALQVGSESASVTVSADTGQLQIQANSGERSDLITGKQLNDIALNGRNVLDILRVIPGVSGTGTFGASSTGGLDTYSVNGTRTNQHQFTMDGASNVDTGNNGGTQVTLNTDAIAEVKVLTSNFQAEFGKAGGGSIAVTSRGGTNDFHGNAHFFHRNEGLNANDWVSDHNGTSKPLYRYNTFGYQVGGPIKKDKLYFFFSNEFYRQLIPAGLVQYRTPTALERTGDFSRSVDSGGNALQIVNPATGTAFVNNTITAAQMTAAETAAFAQTQRILALFPLPNVANNNSYNRQDPQSDQHPRTEYVGRVDYQITPNERLFARYINNQDTQTGPVGTFGLICNGTLIIPGGCTDKQPGWNLSVDLTSTLSPRVLNEVSIGPSVYKSQITGNNGNLSRQSNNIDLPLLYPVAADSSIPDISFTGNGASYPGSYFGATPWHQASTTIDANDNLTWSLHSHTLKFGVFYQRARKDQIAWGNANGQYSFSNCSTSAPGCVAGASSAQGSPIASALLGYFTSFDQSSARPTGYFRYNQVEFYAQDTWQVTPRFTLDYGVRFVYIPPQYDAHNQIALFTPSAYRAADAVTIDTSGNIVPGTGNPLNGMTYSNNGTLPKGGWNGQGIMPEPRVGFAWDFYGDHKGVIRGGFGTSHDRSQGNLVFNTVFGNPAVVTTPSISNNTFAGISSSAVNASTGVLSGIYGADRSGQVPVTYSYSLGVQREVGGGVSLDVAYVGNVGRHQVTARDLNTIPYGTTFTRAAQNPANFAGGVVPTVEPNLPPEYAAAGYSFSGQYAYQQNYLSPYKGYGQMEYYKFDGTSSYNSLQASVLKRYSRSLTFGGFYTWSKTLTTSSSDESFVDPFNPRKYSYGVASYDRRSVAAINYVYSLPNFSQLFHAARWMGVITDGFQLSGLASMQSGAPVINALWYPANQLTGGSQWSKIPPAFVGVDSLGNLIKPTIGYPTLAARGSLRQGGLVTWDQSIFKNFNFGKESKGRYLQIRGEFFNILNHPNIAARDYNANVTLPSYNGTYTPLSVSKDSNWGQPTSAFSNLGPGGPRVIQLAGKLYF; encoded by the coding sequence TTGTTTACGAACAAGGCAGGACAGAAACACGCAGTGAAGAGGCCGCTGGCATGGGGACGTACCCGTGACATCGCCTCGGACATCTTCTCTTTACGCGCCGCCGCACCGATCGTGTTCGCCATGGCGGCCGCGTCCGCGGGCGCACAGGTCACCTCAGGCTCCATCTTCGGTACGGTTCAGGACTCCACAGGAGCTGTGATCCCCGGCGCCAAGATTGTAGCGTCTGCGCCGAGCATCGGCGCGAGCCGCACAGTGACGTCGTCGGGTAACGGCACGTTTTCGATTCCGAACCTGCCGCCGGGGTCGTACACGCTGACGATCACGGCGAAGGGCTTCAGCTCGCTGGTGAAGGATGGCGTGATTCTGAACCCGGCCGATCACCTGAGCGCAGGTACGCTGGCGCTGCAGGTCGGATCCGAATCGGCCTCGGTCACCGTCAGTGCTGACACTGGCCAGTTGCAGATCCAGGCGAACTCGGGCGAGCGCTCCGACCTGATTACGGGCAAGCAGTTGAATGACATCGCGCTGAATGGACGCAATGTGCTGGACATCCTTCGCGTGATCCCGGGCGTTTCCGGCACCGGCACCTTCGGTGCGTCGAGCACCGGCGGCCTGGACACGTATAGCGTGAACGGCACGCGCACGAACCAGCACCAGTTCACCATGGACGGCGCCTCAAACGTGGACACCGGCAACAACGGCGGCACGCAGGTGACGTTGAACACCGACGCCATCGCGGAGGTGAAGGTGCTGACCTCGAACTTCCAGGCGGAGTTCGGCAAGGCCGGCGGTGGATCCATTGCGGTCACTTCGCGCGGCGGCACCAACGACTTCCATGGCAACGCTCACTTCTTCCATCGCAATGAAGGCCTGAACGCCAACGATTGGGTGAGCGACCATAACGGCACCTCAAAGCCGCTGTATCGCTACAACACCTTCGGCTACCAGGTGGGCGGACCGATCAAGAAGGACAAGCTGTATTTCTTCTTCTCGAACGAGTTCTACCGCCAGTTGATTCCTGCGGGTCTGGTGCAGTACCGCACGCCGACGGCGCTTGAGCGCACGGGCGACTTTTCGCGGAGCGTGGACAGCGGCGGAAACGCGCTGCAGATTGTGAACCCGGCAACGGGTACGGCGTTTGTGAATAACACGATCACCGCCGCGCAGATGACCGCGGCGGAGACGGCGGCGTTTGCGCAGACGCAGCGGATCCTGGCGCTCTTCCCGCTGCCGAACGTGGCGAACAACAATTCCTACAACCGTCAGGACCCGCAGTCCGATCAGCATCCGCGAACGGAGTACGTGGGCCGTGTGGACTACCAGATCACGCCGAACGAACGCCTGTTCGCGCGCTACATCAACAACCAGGACACGCAGACCGGGCCTGTCGGAACCTTTGGCCTGATCTGCAATGGCACGCTGATCATCCCGGGCGGATGCACCGACAAGCAGCCGGGCTGGAACCTTTCCGTGGACCTCACCAGCACGCTTTCGCCGCGAGTGCTGAACGAAGTAAGCATCGGGCCGAGCGTCTACAAGTCGCAGATCACGGGCAACAACGGCAACCTCTCGCGTCAGTCCAACAATATCGATCTGCCGCTGCTGTATCCGGTCGCGGCCGATAGCTCGATTCCGGACATCTCCTTTACGGGCAACGGCGCGAGCTATCCGGGATCGTACTTCGGTGCCACGCCGTGGCACCAGGCTTCGACGACGATCGACGCCAACGATAACCTGACCTGGAGCCTGCACAGCCACACGCTGAAGTTTGGCGTGTTCTACCAGCGCGCGCGCAAGGACCAGATTGCGTGGGGCAATGCGAACGGCCAGTACAGCTTCAGCAACTGCTCGACGTCGGCGCCGGGTTGCGTAGCGGGTGCGAGCTCGGCGCAGGGTTCGCCGATCGCCAGCGCGCTTCTCGGTTATTTCACTAGCTTCGATCAGTCGAGCGCACGTCCTACGGGATACTTCCGCTACAACCAGGTGGAGTTCTACGCGCAGGACACGTGGCAGGTAACGCCGCGCTTCACGCTCGACTACGGTGTGCGCTTCGTCTACATTCCGCCGCAGTATGACGCGCACAACCAGATTGCGTTGTTCACGCCGTCGGCATACCGCGCGGCGGATGCGGTGACGATCGATACGAGCGGCAACATCGTTCCAGGCACGGGCAATCCGCTGAACGGCATGACCTACTCCAATAACGGCACGCTGCCGAAGGGCGGATGGAACGGCCAGGGCATTATGCCGGAGCCTCGCGTGGGCTTTGCGTGGGACTTCTACGGCGACCACAAGGGCGTGATCCGTGGCGGCTTCGGCACGTCGCATGATCGCTCGCAGGGCAATCTGGTATTCAACACCGTCTTCGGGAACCCGGCGGTGGTGACGACGCCGAGCATCTCCAACAACACCTTCGCGGGCATCAGCTCGTCGGCGGTAAACGCGAGCACCGGTGTGCTGAGCGGCATCTACGGTGCCGATCGCAGCGGACAGGTGCCGGTGACGTACAGCTACTCGCTGGGCGTACAGCGTGAGGTGGGCGGTGGCGTCAGCCTGGATGTCGCGTATGTGGGCAACGTCGGTCGCCACCAGGTGACGGCGCGCGACCTGAACACGATTCCCTACGGCACTACGTTCACACGTGCCGCACAGAACCCTGCCAACTTCGCCGGCGGCGTAGTGCCGACGGTCGAACCGAACCTTCCGCCGGAGTATGCGGCCGCAGGTTACAGCTTCAGCGGTCAGTATGCCTATCAGCAGAACTACCTGTCGCCGTACAAGGGCTATGGGCAGATGGAGTACTACAAGTTCGACGGTACTTCGAGCTACAACTCGCTGCAGGCTTCGGTGCTGAAGCGCTACAGCCGTTCGCTTACCTTCGGCGGCTTCTATACGTGGTCGAAGACGCTGACGACTTCGAGCTCGGATGAGAGCTTCGTCGATCCGTTCAACCCGCGCAAGTACAGCTATGGCGTGGCATCCTATGACCGCCGCAGCGTGGCTGCGATCAACTACGTGTACAGCCTGCCGAACTTCTCGCAGCTCTTTCATGCTGCGCGCTGGATGGGCGTGATCACCGACGGCTTCCAGCTTTCGGGACTCGCGAGCATGCAGAGCGGTGCGCCGGTGATCAATGCGCTGTGGTATCCGGCCAACCAGTTGACCGGCGGCTCGCAGTGGAGCAAGATTCCGCCGGCGTTCGTCGGCGTGGACTCGCTCGGTAACCTCATCAAGCCGACGATCGGCTACCCGACACTGGCGGCCCGTGGCAGCCTGCGTCAGGGTGGGCTTGTGACGTGGGACCAGTCCATCTTCAAGAACTTCAACTTCGGCAAGGAGTCGAAGGGCCGCTATCTGCAGATTCGTGGCGAGTTCTTCAACATCCTGAACCACCCCAACATCGCGGCTCGCGACTACAACGCGAACGTGACGCTGCCTTCGTACAACGGAACGTACACGCCGTTGTCGGTGAGCAAGGACTCGAACTGGGGCCAGCCCACCAGCGCGTTCAGCAACCTGGGACCTGGCGGACCACGCGTCATCCAGCTTGCTGGGAAGCTGTACTTCTAA
- a CDS encoding glycoside hydrolase family 13 protein, which translates to MKRTATGIALLASTLCAALAMHAQTTPAKDPWWKHAAIYEIYPRSFGDTNGDGLGDLNGITAHMGYLNQLGVDTIWIAPMYPSPQVDFGYDISDYVAVAPEYGTMADFDEMMASARQHHIRVVLDFVLNHTSDKHKWFLESASSRTNPKADWYVWNDGVPADGPNVGAYQKRWVQQSNHGPVVPPNNWKSGFGGSAWEWVPARQQFYYHKFYKQQPDLNWRNPAVEKAMYDVIRFWLDRGVAGFRLDAVPTLFEDTQLRNEPERGGINAQGDPNLRDIYTNNLPEVHDVMRKMRAIVDSYPGDRVLIGETYLPNAQAMLAWYGGDKLNELQLPMDMRLGFNSKNANHLDATHFRTVLTEEQTVLRNAQSLLVFDNHDNPRSWNRFGDGKHDPQIARILSTVLYTTPATAMTYYGAELGMTTQTPTRKGDVRDPIGITGWPKEKGRDGERTPMQWTPGPQAGFSTNPNTWLPVEPTYKSINVQSELADPHSLLTWNRTLLKLRSSDPVMRHGSMLLLDVTNESVLSYMRVLGKRAIVVSLNMSAVPQTVHLDLSAARIMPRKATPLLVEGSSLGAKQDATEITLQPFGTMVAEIP; encoded by the coding sequence ATGAAACGTACCGCCACCGGCATCGCTCTCCTCGCTTCCACGCTCTGCGCCGCGCTCGCGATGCACGCGCAAACGACGCCCGCCAAAGATCCATGGTGGAAGCACGCCGCCATCTACGAGATTTACCCGCGCAGCTTCGGCGACACGAACGGCGACGGCCTCGGCGACCTCAACGGCATCACCGCACACATGGGCTACCTGAACCAGCTCGGCGTCGACACCATCTGGATTGCCCCCATGTACCCCTCACCGCAGGTTGACTTCGGCTATGACATCTCCGACTACGTGGCCGTTGCACCGGAGTACGGCACCATGGCCGACTTCGACGAGATGATGGCATCGGCCAGGCAGCACCACATCCGCGTGGTGCTCGACTTCGTACTCAACCACACCTCTGATAAACACAAGTGGTTCCTCGAATCGGCCAGCTCGCGCACGAACCCCAAGGCAGATTGGTATGTGTGGAACGATGGCGTGCCAGCGGATGGCCCCAACGTCGGTGCTTATCAGAAGCGCTGGGTGCAGCAAAGCAACCACGGCCCCGTCGTGCCGCCCAACAACTGGAAGTCCGGCTTCGGCGGCTCTGCGTGGGAGTGGGTGCCCGCGCGACAGCAGTTCTACTATCACAAGTTCTACAAGCAACAACCGGACCTCAACTGGCGCAATCCAGCTGTCGAAAAAGCGATGTACGACGTTATCCGCTTCTGGCTCGATCGCGGCGTAGCGGGCTTCCGTCTCGACGCCGTGCCTACACTTTTCGAGGACACCCAGCTGCGTAACGAACCGGAGCGCGGCGGCATCAACGCGCAGGGCGACCCGAACCTTCGCGACATCTACACCAACAATCTGCCTGAGGTGCACGATGTCATGCGCAAGATGCGAGCCATCGTCGACTCCTACCCCGGAGACCGCGTCCTCATTGGCGAAACTTACCTGCCCAATGCCCAGGCCATGCTCGCTTGGTACGGCGGCGATAAGCTCAATGAACTCCAGTTGCCGATGGATATGCGCCTCGGCTTCAACAGCAAGAACGCGAACCACCTCGACGCTACGCACTTCCGCACAGTGCTGACCGAGGAGCAGACTGTGCTGCGTAACGCCCAATCGCTGCTCGTCTTCGATAACCACGATAACCCGCGCTCGTGGAACCGCTTCGGCGACGGCAAGCACGATCCACAGATCGCTCGTATTCTCTCCACCGTCCTCTACACCACCCCTGCAACAGCCATGACCTACTACGGCGCAGAGCTCGGCATGACCACGCAAACACCCACACGAAAAGGGGATGTGCGCGACCCTATCGGCATCACCGGCTGGCCGAAAGAGAAAGGTCGCGACGGCGAACGCACGCCGATGCAGTGGACGCCAGGACCACAAGCAGGCTTCAGCACGAATCCCAACACGTGGCTCCCCGTCGAACCCACATACAAGAGCATCAACGTGCAAAGCGAACTCGCCGATCCGCACTCGTTGCTCACCTGGAATCGCACACTGCTCAAGCTGCGCTCGTCAGATCCGGTCATGCGGCACGGCTCAATGTTGCTGCTCGATGTAACGAACGAGAGCGTGCTGAGCTATATGCGCGTACTCGGCAAACGCGCCATCGTTGTCTCACTCAACATGAGCGCTGTGCCCCAGACTGTGCATCTTGATCTATCCGCTGCGAGAATCATGCCGCGCAAAGCGACTCCACTTCTCGTGGAAGGAAGCTCGTTGGGCGCAAAGCAAGACGCCACCGAGATCACCCTGCAACCCTTCGGGACGATGGTAGCCGAAATCCCTTAA
- a CDS encoding family 43 glycosylhydrolase produces MQTRHIAASLVLAFSTLLACAHAQTNVIRPGEVWLDDRGKPIQAHGGSFLHLGDTFYWFGEDRSPENDRARRYVACYSSTDLVHWSFRRQVLALADPEHLGPHFVVERPKVFYNAKTKRFVMYLHLDAPGGEGGHYNYARVAVVTSDAVDGEYSYVRSFRPLGKESRDIGQFVDNDGTAYLIFESRPTGGFYIAKLSDDYLNVEREVAFIPTPLEAGSIVRHDGLYYFVGSHLSDWSPNPNVYATASSLAGPWSSFQNIAPPETNTYGSQSAGLITVGTGKSETIVYAGDRWNEKDLPDSRYLWMPLQLRDGKMKLPAPQPWSIDTRTGAATIAPTSTSIFHDGPR; encoded by the coding sequence TTGCAGACTCGCCACATCGCCGCCTCCCTCGTTCTTGCGTTCAGCACACTGCTTGCTTGCGCCCATGCGCAGACCAATGTCATCCGCCCCGGAGAGGTATGGCTCGACGATCGCGGCAAGCCGATACAGGCCCACGGAGGCAGCTTCCTCCATCTCGGCGACACCTTCTACTGGTTCGGCGAAGACCGCTCGCCAGAGAATGATCGGGCCAGACGCTACGTAGCCTGCTACTCCTCAACAGATCTCGTGCACTGGAGCTTCCGCCGCCAGGTGCTTGCGCTTGCTGACCCCGAACATCTCGGCCCGCACTTCGTCGTCGAGCGCCCGAAGGTCTTCTATAACGCGAAAACGAAGCGCTTTGTAATGTACCTGCACCTTGACGCGCCTGGAGGCGAAGGTGGTCACTACAACTACGCGCGCGTTGCTGTAGTTACCAGCGACGCCGTGGATGGAGAGTACAGCTATGTGCGCAGTTTTCGCCCGCTCGGTAAAGAGAGCCGCGACATCGGGCAGTTCGTCGACAACGATGGCACAGCCTACCTCATCTTCGAATCACGTCCGACCGGCGGCTTCTACATCGCGAAACTCTCTGACGACTACCTGAACGTCGAGCGCGAAGTCGCCTTCATTCCTACGCCGCTCGAAGCTGGCTCCATCGTTCGACATGATGGGCTCTACTACTTCGTCGGCTCGCACCTCTCCGACTGGTCGCCTAATCCGAACGTGTACGCGACGGCATCCAGCCTCGCAGGCCCGTGGAGCAGCTTCCAGAACATCGCCCCGCCAGAGACCAACACCTATGGCTCGCAATCCGCAGGCCTCATCACCGTGGGCACCGGCAAGAGCGAGACGATCGTTTACGCCGGAGATCGATGGAACGAGAAGGACCTCCCCGACTCGCGCTACCTCTGGATGCCGCTGCAACTCCGCGATGGCAAGATGAAGCTGCCCGCGCCACAGCCTTGGAGCATTGACACGCGCACTGGGGCGGCGACCATCGCGCCCACGTCCACCTCGATCTTTCACGACGGCCCTCGTTAA
- a CDS encoding DPP IV N-terminal domain-containing protein yields the protein MKPNEGNTPFQVGDWTVDPTANTLIRDHQEHHIEPKVMKVLVTLAQRQGKVFTKEELVATVWPNTFVSDDALTRCISILRRVVEDAPQDPHYIQTIPKVGYRLVAPVSFALEEAEEVPALGEAVEYLPPAIEPTAPQIQILEAPPLVETLPLAVLEERRTRSTFLLAAAATTLALVLCAIGGTIWYMKTRTLDAASLETTALTGDAGEQLQPAFSPSGKTIAYVQVNTNIASRRIYLKNIGQESKRSLNNDGIQQFSPVWSPDGKEIAYFGRSDAGLGIYIAATNQPNAAPRKVYIPQETSSWEQGGLSWSPDGKFLLFSDHVGNEASASIYQLDLATLRAQVITNPPDGAEGDLSPQYSPDGKKVAFTRATETAVRDLYWITLVDGVLHPLTHDRMNIEGFAWERDSSHIVFASNRAGKSSLWRIKLNGEQPVRMPVGSEDATQPAVGPLPGQLAYSQGAAIWNTDRVHMGEDGHSPENSILSSTQEDSAPTMAPDDHAFAFQSRRSGNQEIWVSSADGVQLRQLTMSQGPVTGSPSWSHRGDRILYDSRPDGHSHIFSIPASGGAPKQLTFGAVNDIIPRWSNDDQTVYFRSNRGGRWQVWKVSSNGGTPQPVTSTDGMAAQESADGKYLYYTHAEAAGLWRVALDGSGESMVQPQPAAGYWGYWQVTPHGIFYLDTSTTPSEIRIYDPQEAKSHTFAVLSLTPPPFQGLTVSHDGKTVLLTRESNVGRHITLVQRRAH from the coding sequence GTGAAGCCGAACGAAGGGAATACGCCGTTCCAGGTCGGAGACTGGACGGTCGACCCTACCGCGAACACCCTGATTCGCGATCATCAGGAACATCACATCGAGCCGAAGGTGATGAAAGTGCTCGTCACTTTGGCCCAGCGGCAAGGCAAGGTCTTCACGAAAGAAGAGCTGGTCGCCACCGTCTGGCCGAACACCTTCGTCAGCGACGATGCGTTGACTCGGTGCATCTCCATCCTCCGTCGAGTGGTGGAAGATGCACCGCAGGACCCGCACTATATTCAGACCATCCCCAAGGTCGGCTACCGTCTGGTGGCTCCCGTCAGCTTCGCCCTCGAAGAAGCCGAAGAGGTCCCTGCGCTCGGAGAGGCCGTCGAGTATCTCCCGCCCGCGATCGAGCCGACGGCACCTCAGATCCAAATCCTCGAAGCGCCTCCTCTTGTAGAGACGCTTCCGCTTGCGGTCCTCGAAGAGCGTCGTACCCGTTCGACCTTCCTGCTGGCAGCAGCAGCTACAACCTTGGCTCTCGTGCTTTGCGCTATCGGCGGCACCATCTGGTACATGAAGACCCGTACCCTCGATGCTGCATCGCTCGAAACCACGGCGCTCACCGGCGACGCAGGAGAGCAGCTTCAGCCGGCCTTCTCGCCGAGCGGCAAGACGATCGCCTATGTTCAGGTAAACACGAACATCGCCAGCCGGCGGATCTATCTGAAAAACATAGGACAAGAGTCCAAGCGCAGCCTGAACAACGATGGCATCCAGCAGTTCAGCCCCGTCTGGTCCCCTGACGGGAAAGAGATCGCCTACTTCGGGCGATCGGACGCGGGCCTCGGCATTTATATAGCTGCGACCAATCAGCCGAATGCCGCCCCGAGGAAGGTCTACATTCCTCAGGAGACCAGCTCCTGGGAGCAGGGTGGGCTCTCATGGTCGCCCGACGGCAAGTTTCTGCTCTTCTCCGACCATGTAGGTAACGAAGCGAGTGCGTCCATCTATCAGCTCGATCTCGCGACGCTCCGCGCACAGGTCATTACTAATCCACCGGATGGCGCTGAAGGCGACCTAAGCCCGCAGTACTCTCCCGACGGCAAGAAGGTCGCCTTTACCCGCGCCACCGAAACGGCTGTCCGCGATCTCTACTGGATCACCCTTGTGGACGGTGTGCTCCATCCGCTGACGCACGACCGGATGAACATCGAAGGCTTTGCCTGGGAGCGCGACAGCTCGCACATCGTCTTCGCCTCCAACCGCGCGGGCAAATCTTCGCTCTGGCGCATCAAGCTGAACGGTGAGCAGCCGGTACGGATGCCGGTCGGCTCAGAAGATGCGACCCAGCCAGCGGTAGGCCCTCTGCCCGGCCAGCTTGCGTATTCGCAGGGTGCCGCCATCTGGAATACCGACCGTGTCCACATGGGCGAGGACGGCCACAGCCCCGAGAACAGCATTCTCTCCTCCACGCAGGAGGACTCCGCGCCAACGATGGCACCGGACGACCACGCCTTCGCCTTCCAGTCGCGACGCTCTGGCAACCAGGAGATCTGGGTTTCCTCCGCCGATGGCGTGCAGCTACGCCAGCTCACAATGTCGCAAGGGCCCGTTACCGGCAGCCCATCCTGGTCGCATCGCGGGGACAGGATCCTCTACGACTCACGCCCCGATGGCCATTCGCATATCTTCTCGATTCCCGCGAGCGGAGGAGCACCGAAGCAACTGACCTTCGGTGCGGTGAACGACATCATTCCGCGCTGGTCCAACGACGACCAGACCGTTTACTTCCGCTCAAATCGCGGCGGCCGGTGGCAGGTGTGGAAGGTCTCAAGCAACGGCGGCACGCCCCAACCGGTGACATCGACGGATGGCATGGCCGCGCAGGAGTCTGCCGACGGCAAGTATCTCTACTACACGCACGCCGAGGCCGCGGGCCTTTGGCGCGTTGCGTTGGACGGCAGCGGAGAGTCGATGGTCCAGCCGCAGCCTGCGGCAGGATACTGGGGCTACTGGCAGGTGACGCCGCACGGCATCTTCTATCTGGACACCTCGACCACGCCCTCAGAGATTCGTATCTATGATCCGCAAGAAGCGAAGTCTCATACCTTCGCCGTGCTTTCGTTGACGCCGCCTCCCTTTCAAGGACTCACGGTTTCGCATGATGGGAAGACTGTTCTGCTGACGCGCGAGAGCAACGTGGGACGTCACATCACGCTCGTGCAACGCCGCGCACACTAG